A region from the Stutzerimonas stutzeri genome encodes:
- the trmA gene encoding tRNA (uridine(54)-C5)-methyltransferase TrmA — translation MSAPHFDPATYDAQLADKTARLVELLAPFDAPAPEVFDSPREHYRLRTEFRLWREDGQRHYAMFEPGDKHTPILIDDFPIASRRINQLMPQLKAAWQASETLSFKLFQVEFLTTLSGDALITLAYHRPLNDAWQAEAEKLAASLGASIVGRSKGKRIVIGRDYVTEQLTVAGRTFNYRQPEGAFTQPNGEVCRKMLNWAFDALGERSDDLLELYCGNGNFTLPLATRVPKVLATEISKSSVNAALANLDDNGIDNVSLVRLSAEELTQALNEVRPFRRLAGIDLKSYDFGSVFVDPPRAGMDPDTCELTRRFERILYISCNPDTLAANIAQLQDTHRIERCALFDQFPYTHHMESGVLLVRR, via the coding sequence ATGAGCGCACCGCATTTCGACCCCGCCACCTACGATGCCCAACTCGCCGACAAGACAGCAAGGCTGGTGGAACTGCTGGCGCCCTTCGATGCCCCCGCGCCAGAAGTCTTCGATTCGCCACGCGAACACTATCGCCTGCGCACCGAGTTCCGCCTGTGGCGCGAGGACGGCCAGCGGCATTACGCGATGTTCGAGCCCGGCGACAAGCACACACCGATCCTGATCGACGACTTCCCTATCGCCAGCCGCCGCATCAACCAGTTGATGCCGCAGCTCAAGGCCGCCTGGCAAGCCAGCGAAACCCTGAGCTTCAAGCTGTTCCAGGTAGAGTTCCTGACGACCCTGTCTGGCGATGCGCTGATCACCCTCGCCTATCATCGCCCGCTGAACGACGCCTGGCAGGCCGAAGCCGAGAAGCTCGCAGCGAGCCTGGGCGCTAGTATCGTCGGCCGTTCCAAGGGCAAGCGCATCGTCATCGGACGGGACTATGTCACCGAGCAGCTGACCGTCGCCGGCCGCACCTTCAACTATCGCCAACCCGAAGGCGCCTTTACCCAGCCCAACGGCGAGGTCTGTCGGAAGATGCTGAACTGGGCGTTCGACGCACTGGGCGAGCGCAGCGACGATCTGCTGGAACTCTATTGCGGCAACGGCAACTTCACCCTGCCGCTGGCGACCCGCGTGCCCAAGGTGCTGGCGACCGAGATCAGCAAGTCCTCGGTCAACGCCGCGCTGGCCAACCTCGATGACAACGGCATCGACAACGTCAGCCTGGTGCGCCTGTCCGCCGAAGAGCTGACCCAGGCATTGAACGAAGTGCGCCCGTTCCGCCGCCTGGCCGGCATCGATCTGAAGAGCTACGACTTCGGCAGCGTTTTCGTCGACCCGCCACGCGCCGGCATGGATCCGGACACTTGCGAGCTGACCCGGCGCTTCGAGCGCATCCTCTACATTTCCTGCAACCCGGACACCCTGGCGGCGAACATCGCCCAGCTGCAAGATACCCACCGCATCGAGCGCTGCGCCCTGTTCGACCAGTTCCCCTACACCCATCACATGGAATCGGGCGTGCTGCTGGTGCGGCGCTGA
- a CDS encoding NCS2 family permease, which produces MLEKLFQLKAHNTTLRTEILAGLTTFLTMAYILFVNPSILAETGMDHGAVFVATCLAAAIGSAVMGLIANYPIALAPGMGLNAFFTYTVVLTMGYTWQTALGAVFLSGAIFFLLSIFKIREWIIHSIPLALRSGIAAGIGLFLAIIALKNAGIVVDNPATLVGLGDLTAGGPLLACLGFFLIAALAYRNVTGAVMIGILVVTVLSIVLGLSELNAVVSMPPSLMPTLLQLDIAGALDIGLLSVIFAFLFVDLFDTSGTLIGVAQKADLLDKDGRMPRLGRALLADSTATMAGAALGTSTTTSYIESAAGISAGGRTGLTACVVALLFLLSLFFAPLAGAVPAYATAPALLFVAVLMMSSLANIDWDDLTVAAPVAIAALAMPLTFSIANGIAFGFIAWTAIKLLAGRWRDLSPAMWVLSILFVIKLGFFNG; this is translated from the coding sequence ATGCTGGAGAAGCTGTTCCAACTCAAGGCGCACAACACCACGCTGCGCACCGAGATCCTCGCCGGTCTCACCACCTTCCTGACGATGGCCTACATCCTCTTCGTCAACCCGAGCATCCTCGCCGAGACCGGCATGGACCACGGCGCGGTGTTCGTCGCGACCTGCCTGGCCGCGGCCATCGGTTCGGCAGTCATGGGCCTGATCGCCAACTACCCGATCGCCCTGGCTCCGGGCATGGGTCTCAACGCCTTCTTTACCTACACCGTGGTGCTGACCATGGGCTACACCTGGCAGACGGCGTTGGGTGCGGTGTTCCTTTCCGGCGCGATCTTCTTCCTGCTGTCGATCTTCAAGATCCGCGAGTGGATCATCCACAGCATTCCGCTGGCGCTGCGTTCGGGTATCGCCGCCGGTATCGGCCTGTTCCTGGCGATCATCGCCCTGAAGAATGCCGGCATCGTCGTCGATAATCCGGCCACGCTGGTGGGCCTCGGCGACCTGACCGCCGGCGGTCCGCTGCTGGCCTGCCTGGGCTTCTTCCTGATCGCCGCACTGGCCTACCGCAACGTCACTGGCGCGGTGATGATCGGCATTCTCGTAGTCACGGTGCTGTCGATCGTGCTCGGCCTGTCCGAACTCAACGCCGTGGTGTCGATGCCGCCCTCGCTGATGCCCACCCTGCTGCAGCTGGATATCGCCGGCGCGCTGGACATCGGCCTGCTGAGCGTGATCTTCGCGTTCCTCTTCGTCGACCTGTTCGATACGTCCGGCACCCTGATCGGCGTCGCGCAGAAGGCCGACCTGCTGGACAAGGACGGTCGCATGCCGCGCCTGGGCCGTGCGCTGCTGGCTGACAGCACCGCGACCATGGCCGGTGCCGCATTGGGCACCTCGACCACCACCAGCTACATCGAATCGGCCGCCGGCATCAGCGCGGGCGGGCGCACCGGCCTGACCGCCTGCGTGGTTGCGCTGCTGTTCCTGCTGAGTCTGTTCTTCGCGCCGCTGGCGGGCGCCGTACCGGCCTACGCCACCGCGCCGGCGTTGCTGTTCGTCGCGGTGCTGATGATGAGCAGCCTGGCCAATATCGACTGGGACGACCTCACCGTCGCCGCGCCGGTGGCCATCGCCGCGCTGGCCATGCCGCTGACCTTCTCCATCGCCAACGGCATCGCCTTTGGCTTCATTGCCTGGACGGCGATCAAGCTGCTCGCCGGTCGCTGGCGCGACCTGAGCCCGGCGATGTGGGTGCTGTCGATCCTGTTCGTGATCAAGCTGGGCTTCTTCAACGGCTGA
- a CDS encoding XdhC family protein, with protein sequence MDSVDLGVLRRAHDWLREGHAVVLYTVLETWGSAPRPVGALLALRDDGRVEGSVSGGCVEDDLLARRKAVVDRGAACELITYGVSKEESARFGLPCGGTLRLLEEPLTDVGWLDELLQRCADHERLLRCLDLSSGVVTLLPAGRNETLRFDGATLRAPFGPTWRLLMIGAGQLSRYTAELASGLGFEVLICDPREGYGHDWGDTAVRFVAGMPDDAVLAIEPDAHTAIVALTHDPRLDDMALLTALQSDAFYVGALGSRVNSEKRKSRLLSLGLSEGDVNRLHGPIGLPIGSRTPAEIALSLMAQVVAIKNGAARERVATERRCA encoded by the coding sequence ATGGACAGTGTCGATCTGGGGGTGCTGCGACGCGCCCACGACTGGCTGCGTGAAGGGCATGCAGTGGTGCTCTACACGGTGCTGGAAACCTGGGGCAGCGCACCGCGGCCGGTGGGCGCACTGCTGGCACTGCGTGATGACGGTCGCGTCGAGGGCTCGGTCTCCGGCGGATGCGTCGAGGATGACCTGCTGGCGCGCCGAAAGGCGGTGGTCGATCGCGGTGCCGCGTGCGAGCTGATCACTTATGGCGTCAGCAAGGAGGAATCCGCGCGGTTCGGCCTGCCTTGTGGCGGTACCTTGCGCCTGCTCGAAGAGCCGCTGACCGACGTGGGCTGGCTGGACGAACTGCTGCAGCGCTGCGCCGATCATGAACGCCTGTTGCGCTGCCTGGATCTGTCCAGCGGCGTGGTGACTCTCCTGCCAGCCGGGCGCAACGAGACGCTGCGCTTCGATGGCGCGACCCTGCGTGCGCCCTTCGGTCCGACCTGGCGCCTGCTGATGATCGGCGCCGGGCAGCTGTCGCGCTATACCGCCGAATTGGCAAGCGGCCTCGGCTTCGAGGTGCTGATCTGCGACCCCCGTGAAGGCTACGGCCACGACTGGGGCGACACCGCCGTCCGCTTCGTGGCGGGCATGCCGGACGATGCCGTGCTGGCCATCGAGCCGGACGCCCACACCGCCATCGTGGCGCTGACCCACGACCCGCGTCTGGACGACATGGCGCTGCTCACCGCGCTGCAGTCCGATGCCTTCTATGTCGGTGCGCTGGGCTCGCGGGTCAACAGCGAGAAGCGCAAGTCCCGGTTGCTCTCGCTGGGGCTCAGCGAAGGCGACGTGAACCGGCTGCACGGCCCGATCGGACTGCCGATCGGCAGTCGCACGCCGGCCGAAATCGCCCTGTCGCTGATGGCTCAGGTGGTGGCCATCAAGAATGGCGCGGCGCGCGAACGAGTCGCGACGGAGCGGCGCTGTGCCTGA
- a CDS encoding nucleotidyltransferase family protein: MARRANESRRSGAVPDDLCTIVLAAGQGSRYRQYSDEDKLLAGCTSAVDAPPVLAATLRAVAGIGDRLLVVTREDNASLVAWLEREAHAFGAQTLVVRSNGLGHSLAQAVSRCPARRGWLVALGDMPYLQHDTLERIAAAIQPQRLVVPVYRGQRGHPRGIGADFGALLRVLTGERGAQALFDGPSVIEIEVDDPAVLQDIDRPEDRRPG; encoded by the coding sequence ATGGCGCGGCGCGCGAACGAGTCGCGACGGAGCGGCGCTGTGCCTGACGATTTGTGCACCATCGTCCTCGCCGCGGGACAAGGCAGCCGTTACCGCCAATACAGCGACGAGGACAAACTGCTGGCCGGCTGTACGTCGGCCGTCGATGCGCCGCCGGTCCTGGCAGCCACGCTGCGCGCAGTGGCCGGCATCGGTGATCGCCTGCTGGTGGTGACGCGCGAGGACAACGCCAGCCTGGTCGCCTGGCTCGAGCGCGAGGCCCACGCCTTCGGCGCACAAACGCTGGTGGTTCGCAGCAACGGCCTGGGGCACAGCCTGGCCCAGGCGGTGTCGCGCTGCCCGGCTCGCCGCGGCTGGCTGGTAGCACTGGGTGACATGCCGTACCTGCAACACGACACCCTCGAGCGCATCGCCGCAGCCATTCAGCCGCAACGGTTGGTGGTGCCGGTGTACCGCGGGCAGCGCGGTCATCCGCGCGGAATAGGGGCCGACTTCGGTGCGTTGTTGCGCGTGCTGACCGGCGAGCGGGGCGCGCAGGCGTTATTCGATGGGCCTTCGGTGATCGAGATCGAAGTGGACGATCCCGCCGTGCTGCAGGACATCGATCGTCCGGAGGATCGACGGCCGGGTTGA
- a CDS encoding (2Fe-2S)-binding protein — MSETSSTAGGISACSITLQLNGQRRDVEVFPWTTLLDLLREQLHLTGTKKGCDHGQCGACTVLLNGKRINSCLTLAVMHDGAELTTIEGLAKGEALHPMQAGFVKHDAFQCGYCTPGQICSAVGMIGEGRAQSRDDLREQMSGNVCRCGAYPNILAAIEDAADETRERLAGAKEVTP, encoded by the coding sequence ATGAGCGAAACGTCATCCACTGCAGGTGGGATCTCCGCCTGTTCCATCACCCTTCAACTGAACGGCCAGCGCCGCGACGTCGAGGTTTTCCCCTGGACCACGCTGCTCGATCTACTGCGCGAACAGCTGCACCTGACCGGTACCAAGAAGGGCTGTGACCACGGCCAGTGCGGCGCCTGCACGGTGCTCCTCAATGGCAAGCGCATCAACAGCTGCCTGACCCTGGCAGTGATGCACGACGGCGCCGAACTGACCACGATCGAAGGGCTGGCCAAGGGCGAAGCGCTGCACCCGATGCAGGCCGGCTTCGTCAAGCACGATGCCTTCCAGTGCGGCTATTGCACGCCCGGACAGATCTGCTCGGCGGTGGGCATGATCGGCGAGGGGCGCGCCCAGAGCCGTGACGACCTGCGCGAACAGATGAGCGGTAACGTCTGCCGCTGCGGTGCCTATCCGAACATCCTCGCCGCCATCGAGGACGCCGCGGACGAGACGCGCGAACGGCTCGCGGGTGCGAAGGAGGTGACGCCATGA
- a CDS encoding FAD binding domain-containing protein: protein MNPFSYARPVSVEDAIAQFRPDSRYIAGGTNLLDLMKENLTRPSQLIDITQLPLADIEETADGGLRIGALVSNADLAWHPIVEARYPLLSQAILAGASPQLRNMATTGGNLLQRTRCYYFYDATTPCNKREPGSGCPARDGLNRIHAILGHSEACIAVHPSDMCVALAALEAVVHVQGQRGERRIPMSDFHRLPGQTPEQDNTLVDGELITAVELPPQDFSAHSSYLKLRDRASYAFALVSVAAALDMDGAGIRSARIAMGGVAHKPWRKAEAEAALVGKAPDEAAFNAAADILLEGASGFEHNAFKIELGHRAIVRALTDAAKGAAR from the coding sequence ATGAATCCCTTCAGCTATGCCCGCCCCGTCAGTGTGGAAGACGCCATCGCGCAGTTCCGGCCCGACAGCCGCTATATCGCCGGCGGCACCAACCTGCTCGACCTGATGAAGGAAAACCTCACCCGCCCGTCGCAGCTGATCGACATCACCCAGCTGCCGCTGGCCGATATCGAGGAGACGGCCGATGGCGGCTTGCGCATCGGTGCCCTTGTCAGCAATGCCGATCTGGCCTGGCATCCAATCGTCGAAGCGCGTTATCCGCTCCTGTCCCAGGCGATTCTCGCGGGCGCCTCGCCGCAGCTGCGCAATATGGCGACCACCGGCGGCAACCTGCTGCAGCGCACGCGTTGCTACTACTTCTATGACGCCACCACGCCGTGCAACAAGCGCGAGCCCGGCAGCGGGTGCCCCGCGCGCGACGGCCTCAACCGCATCCATGCCATCCTTGGCCACAGTGAGGCCTGTATTGCCGTTCACCCGTCCGACATGTGCGTAGCACTGGCCGCACTGGAGGCGGTGGTGCACGTGCAAGGGCAACGGGGCGAGCGGCGCATCCCCATGTCCGACTTCCATCGCTTGCCGGGCCAAACGCCCGAGCAGGACAACACTCTGGTCGATGGCGAGCTGATCACCGCCGTCGAGTTGCCACCACAGGACTTCTCCGCGCACAGCAGCTACCTCAAGTTGCGTGATCGTGCCTCCTACGCCTTTGCACTGGTTTCGGTCGCGGCTGCTCTGGATATGGACGGTGCAGGCATCCGCAGCGCCCGCATCGCCATGGGCGGGGTGGCCCACAAACCCTGGCGCAAAGCCGAGGCGGAGGCTGCGCTGGTCGGCAAGGCGCCCGACGAGGCCGCCTTCAACGCTGCGGCGGACATCCTCCTCGAAGGCGCCAGCGGCTTCGAACACAACGCCTTCAAGATCGAACTGGGCCACCGCGCCATCGTCCGCGCCCTGACCGACGCTGCCAAAGGAGCCGCCCGATGA
- a CDS encoding xanthine dehydrogenase family protein molybdopterin-binding subunit, translated as MKPATSPFGQPLDRVDGPLKVTGQAQYAAEFDVPGLLYGSVVNSSIARGRIVSIDASAAEAVPGVQLVLTHQSRPPVASYDKPYEDDDAADGSPFRPLYNDRILYSGQPIALVVADNLELARYAGSLVKVEYEAESHRTDLLSELGSMHKAPAELPPPRGDVEQALQSAAVKVEVQYSTPVEHHNPMEPHASTVHYLPDGTLEIYEKTQGVQNCMRYVENIFDMKGRVRILSPFVGGAFGSGLRPQYQLPLAVMAALKLKRSVRVALKRQQMFTFGYRPRTVQCLSLGATADGRLQAITHQAIGQTSSFEDFTEHEVEWSGMLYQCANVKLDYQLVPLDVYTPLDMRAPGATIGVFALECAMDELAYAANVDPLALRLVNYSERNGNEDKPYSSKELRQCYEQGAERFGWSRRSMAPRSMREGNQLIGWGMATGVWEAMQMPASAKACLGPDGRLVVSSATSDIGTGTYTVMTQIAAAATGMPMERVEFRLGDSSLSQAPLEGGSATVSSVGSALQQACEALCQKLLDAAQQSPVSPFTGAKLEDVEFADGQMRLKASPETAVALEQVVAVSGVLEAEVSLKPGEKRNGYSTATHSAIFVEVRVDESLGTVKVSRVVSAVAAGRVVNPKTAGNQIAGGVVWGIGQALHEETMIDHKLGRYMNHNLSEYHVPVNADINDIDVFFVEEKDEIVNALGSKGVGEIGIVGVGAAVANAIFHATGKRVRDLPITLDKLF; from the coding sequence ATGAAACCTGCCACTTCCCCGTTCGGCCAGCCGCTCGACCGCGTCGACGGTCCGCTCAAGGTCACCGGCCAGGCGCAATACGCCGCCGAATTCGATGTGCCCGGTCTGCTCTATGGCAGCGTGGTCAACAGCAGCATTGCGCGTGGGCGCATCGTCTCCATCGACGCCAGCGCGGCCGAAGCCGTGCCGGGCGTCCAGCTGGTGCTGACCCACCAGAGCCGCCCGCCCGTGGCCAGCTATGACAAACCCTACGAAGACGACGATGCCGCCGATGGCTCGCCGTTCCGCCCGCTATATAACGATCGCATCCTCTACAGCGGCCAGCCGATTGCGCTGGTGGTGGCGGACAACCTGGAGCTGGCGCGCTACGCCGGCAGCCTGGTGAAGGTCGAGTACGAAGCCGAATCCCATCGCACCGACCTGCTCAGCGAGCTGGGCAGCATGCACAAGGCACCGGCCGAACTGCCGCCGCCGCGTGGCGATGTGGAGCAGGCGTTGCAGAGCGCCGCGGTGAAGGTCGAGGTCCAATACAGCACGCCGGTCGAACACCACAACCCGATGGAGCCGCACGCCTCGACGGTGCATTACCTGCCCGACGGCACGCTGGAGATCTACGAAAAAACCCAGGGCGTGCAGAACTGCATGCGCTACGTCGAAAACATATTCGACATGAAGGGCCGGGTGCGCATCCTCTCGCCGTTCGTCGGCGGTGCCTTCGGTTCAGGCTTGCGCCCGCAGTATCAGTTGCCGCTGGCCGTGATGGCGGCGCTCAAACTCAAGCGTTCGGTGCGCGTTGCGCTCAAGCGCCAGCAGATGTTCACCTTCGGCTACCGGCCGCGGACGGTTCAGTGTCTCTCGCTGGGCGCGACGGCGGACGGTCGGTTGCAGGCCATCACCCATCAGGCCATCGGCCAGACCTCGTCCTTCGAGGACTTCACCGAACACGAGGTCGAGTGGTCGGGGATGCTCTACCAGTGCGCGAACGTGAAGCTGGACTACCAGCTGGTGCCGCTCGACGTCTACACGCCGCTGGACATGCGTGCCCCCGGCGCGACCATCGGCGTATTTGCGCTGGAGTGCGCCATGGACGAGCTGGCCTATGCGGCGAACGTAGACCCGCTGGCCCTGCGCCTGGTCAACTATTCCGAGCGCAACGGCAACGAGGACAAGCCGTACTCCAGCAAGGAGCTGCGCCAGTGCTACGAGCAGGGCGCCGAGCGTTTCGGCTGGTCACGCCGCTCCATGGCGCCGCGCTCCATGCGCGAAGGCAATCAGCTGATCGGCTGGGGTATGGCCACCGGCGTCTGGGAAGCCATGCAGATGCCGGCCAGCGCCAAGGCCTGCCTGGGCCCGGATGGACGCCTTGTGGTCAGTAGCGCCACCTCCGACATCGGCACCGGGACCTACACGGTCATGACGCAGATCGCTGCGGCAGCCACCGGCATGCCGATGGAGCGGGTCGAGTTTCGCCTCGGCGATTCCAGCCTGTCCCAGGCGCCGCTCGAAGGCGGCTCGGCCACGGTGTCGTCTGTCGGCAGCGCCTTGCAGCAAGCCTGTGAAGCGCTCTGCCAGAAGCTGCTCGACGCCGCCCAGCAATCGCCGGTTTCGCCCTTTACCGGGGCGAAGCTCGAGGATGTCGAGTTCGCCGACGGCCAGATGCGCCTGAAAGCTTCACCCGAAACGGCCGTTGCGCTGGAGCAGGTCGTCGCCGTGAGCGGCGTGCTGGAAGCCGAGGTGAGCCTCAAGCCCGGCGAAAAGCGCAACGGCTATTCCACCGCAACGCACTCCGCGATCTTCGTCGAGGTGCGCGTGGACGAATCCCTGGGCACCGTGAAGGTCAGTCGCGTGGTCAGCGCCGTGGCAGCGGGCCGGGTGGTCAATCCCAAGACCGCTGGCAACCAGATCGCCGGCGGCGTGGTGTGGGGCATCGGCCAGGCCCTGCATGAGGAAACCATGATCGACCACAAGCTGGGTCGCTACATGAACCACAACCTGTCCGAATACCACGTCCCGGTGAACGCCGACATCAACGACATCGACGTGTTTTTCGTCGAGGAAAAGGACGAGATCGTCAACGCGCTGGGTTCGAAAGGGGTCGGCGAGATCGGCATCGTCGGCGTCGGTGCGGCAGTGGCCAACGCGATCTTTCACGCCACCGGCAAGCGGGTAAGGGATTTGCCGATTACGTTGGATAAGCTTTTTTAG
- a CDS encoding MFS transporter — protein MSTHAKLLLRHQRPFIKFWFARVFTASGFQMLAVAIGWHMYALTGSVLDLGLVGLAEFFPRLLFVLWTGQVADRFDRRRIAALCQGLQGLIALALVLGAGGLGVTREMIFVLAFLLGTARAFEGPATQALLPSLVPTQLFPAAVAASSSAMQSATIVAPALGGLLFAIGPLWVYGPVALLFALACSLMLSLPKRPAPPKQTGPAMDNLLAGMRFIRSRPDIFGAISLDMFAVLLGGATALLPVFAKDILLTGPWGLGLLRSAPAVGALLMSLWLARYPINKRVGRVMFAAVGVFGLATIAFGLSTSFWLSLGVLAVLGAADMISMVIRGAFVQLETPDAMRGRVSAVNGLFIGASNQLGEFESGLTAHWFGTVPAVVIGGVGTLLITGAWMKLFPTLRDRDQLHRDLG, from the coding sequence ATGTCCACTCACGCCAAGTTGCTGTTGCGCCACCAACGTCCCTTTATCAAGTTCTGGTTCGCCCGCGTCTTCACCGCGAGCGGCTTTCAGATGCTCGCCGTGGCCATTGGCTGGCACATGTATGCGCTGACCGGCAGCGTCCTCGACCTGGGCCTGGTCGGCCTCGCCGAATTCTTTCCGCGCCTGCTGTTCGTGCTCTGGACCGGGCAGGTCGCGGACCGCTTCGATCGGCGCCGGATCGCCGCGCTGTGCCAGGGGTTGCAGGGGCTGATCGCGCTGGCTTTGGTGCTCGGCGCCGGCGGGCTCGGGGTAACACGGGAAATGATCTTCGTGCTGGCCTTTTTGCTCGGTACCGCCCGTGCCTTCGAAGGGCCGGCGACCCAAGCGCTATTGCCGAGTCTGGTGCCCACGCAGCTATTTCCCGCGGCGGTCGCGGCTTCGTCCTCGGCGATGCAATCGGCCACCATCGTCGCGCCGGCGCTGGGCGGCCTGCTGTTCGCCATCGGTCCACTATGGGTCTATGGCCCGGTGGCGCTGCTTTTCGCCCTGGCCTGCAGCCTGATGCTGAGCCTGCCAAAACGCCCCGCGCCACCGAAGCAGACAGGCCCTGCGATGGACAACCTGCTCGCCGGCATGCGCTTCATCCGCAGCCGGCCGGATATTTTCGGCGCCATCTCGCTGGACATGTTCGCCGTGCTGCTGGGCGGCGCTACGGCGTTGTTGCCGGTGTTCGCCAAGGACATCCTGCTCACCGGGCCCTGGGGCCTCGGGCTGCTGCGCTCGGCGCCGGCGGTGGGGGCGCTGCTGATGTCGCTGTGGTTGGCGCGCTATCCCATCAACAAGCGCGTCGGCAGGGTCATGTTCGCGGCCGTTGGGGTGTTCGGCCTGGCGACCATCGCCTTCGGCCTGTCCACCTCGTTCTGGCTGTCGCTGGGTGTGCTGGCGGTACTCGGCGCGGCGGACATGATCAGCATGGTCATTCGCGGCGCCTTCGTGCAGCTGGAAACGCCAGACGCCATGCGCGGCCGGGTCAGCGCGGTCAACGGCCTGTTTATCGGCGCCTCGAACCAGCTCGGCGAATTCGAATCCGGCCTGACCGCCCACTGGTTCGGCACCGTACCGGCCGTGGTGATTGGCGGCGTCGGTACGCTACTCATCACCGGCGCCTGGATGAAGCTGTTCCCGACACTGAGAGACCGAGATCAGTTGCATCGGGATCTGGGATAG
- a CDS encoding carboxymuconolactone decarboxylase family protein, with protein MSATTRYTEGLAKLEEIDGEAGRKVIDSLQAIAPDLARYVIEFPFGDIYQRPGLDLPQRELATVAALTALGHCQPQLAVHIHGALNVGCTPEQVVEVIIQMAVYAGFPAALNGMTTAKAVFTERGLLTASTPNAS; from the coding sequence ATGTCTGCAACGACCCGCTACACCGAAGGCCTGGCCAAGCTCGAAGAAATCGACGGCGAGGCCGGCCGCAAGGTCATCGACAGCCTGCAAGCCATCGCCCCGGATCTGGCGCGCTACGTCATCGAGTTCCCCTTCGGCGATATCTACCAGCGTCCCGGCCTCGACCTGCCGCAACGTGAGCTGGCCACCGTCGCCGCGCTGACCGCGCTTGGCCACTGCCAGCCGCAACTGGCGGTGCACATCCACGGCGCGCTGAATGTCGGCTGCACACCGGAGCAGGTGGTCGAGGTGATCATTCAGATGGCCGTCTACGCTGGCTTCCCCGCCGCGCTCAACGGCATGACAACGGCCAAGGCCGTGTTTACCGAACGCGGGCTGCTGACCGCCTCGACGCCGAATGCGAGCTGA
- a CDS encoding MerR family transcriptional regulator: MSEAPVRLSIQQFAARTGLSADTLRYYEKIGLLRHVARDASGFRVYGPRDLEWVAFVLRLKDTGMPLDDITRYADLREQGETTLAARQALLEAHAARLQARLQRDQEHLDALQAKIELYRRQTIA, encoded by the coding sequence ATGAGCGAAGCACCGGTTCGGCTGAGCATTCAGCAGTTCGCGGCACGCACCGGGCTGTCCGCCGACACGCTGCGCTATTACGAGAAGATCGGCCTGCTGCGCCACGTTGCCCGCGACGCCAGTGGCTTTCGCGTCTACGGCCCGCGTGATCTCGAGTGGGTGGCCTTCGTCCTGCGCCTGAAGGACACCGGAATGCCGCTGGACGACATCACCCGCTATGCCGACCTGCGCGAACAGGGCGAGACGACGCTCGCAGCGCGCCAGGCCCTACTCGAAGCCCATGCCGCCAGGCTGCAGGCGCGCCTGCAACGGGACCAGGAACACCTCGACGCGCTGCAGGCGAAGATCGAGCTGTACCGCCGGCAAACAATCGCTTGA